From one Zhongshania sp. R06B22 genomic stretch:
- a CDS encoding 6,7-dimethyl-8-ribityllumazine synthase encodes MTSTATASSKPTVAFIQACWHRDIVDRCKDSFLKEIAEHSDLNVECFEVPGAFEIPLHAKLLAQTGKYAAIVGAGLVTNSGIYKHEYVAHAVVSGLMQVQLETSTPVFSVVLTPHNFHNSEDHISFFREHFVVKGTEAAAACIGTLNSLAKLQD; translated from the coding sequence ATGACATCGACAGCTACAGCATCATCAAAACCCACCGTCGCCTTTATCCAAGCCTGCTGGCACCGCGATATTGTTGACCGCTGCAAAGACTCCTTCCTGAAAGAAATAGCAGAGCATAGCGACCTGAACGTCGAGTGCTTTGAAGTGCCAGGCGCCTTTGAAATACCCCTGCACGCCAAATTGCTGGCCCAAACCGGTAAATACGCCGCCATCGTGGGCGCAGGCCTTGTCACCAATAGCGGCATATACAAACACGAATACGTTGCCCACGCCGTTGTCTCCGGCCTTATGCAAGTACAGCTAGAAACCTCGACGCCGGTATTCTCAGTTGTCCTTACTCCCCATAATTTCCACAATAGCGAAGACCACATCAGCTTCTTCCGCGAACATTTTGTGGTGAAAGGTACGGAAGCCGCAGCAGCCTGTATCGGCACCCTGAACAGTCTAGCCAAACTTCAAGACTAA
- a CDS encoding class I SAM-dependent methyltransferase translates to MGFYDNKILPIIIDKACSMSSIMGLREKIVPQAKGIVLEVGMGSGINLALYNPDIIDFVWGLEPSHGMRKKAQSNLDKSPVTVKWLDLPGEEIPLDDNSVDTVLLTYTLCTIPDWQRALEQMHRVLKPNGKLLFCEHGLAESSAVQNWQNRVTPVWKKIAGGCHLNRPIAESITSCGFTINKLETCYAVGVPKIAGYMYYGEAVKS, encoded by the coding sequence ATGGGCTTTTACGATAATAAAATATTGCCAATCATCATCGACAAAGCGTGCTCGATGTCCTCAATTATGGGCCTGCGAGAAAAGATTGTTCCGCAAGCGAAAGGTATCGTCTTAGAAGTGGGGATGGGCAGCGGTATCAATCTCGCACTGTACAATCCCGACATTATCGATTTCGTGTGGGGCTTAGAACCTTCTCACGGAATGCGCAAAAAAGCCCAAAGCAATCTCGATAAATCGCCTGTAACAGTAAAGTGGCTGGACCTGCCCGGCGAAGAGATCCCCCTCGACGACAATAGCGTCGACACTGTCTTGCTGACCTACACCCTCTGCACCATTCCCGACTGGCAGCGAGCCTTAGAGCAAATGCACCGTGTCCTTAAGCCCAACGGTAAACTACTATTCTGTGAACACGGTCTAGCTGAAAGCAGTGCGGTACAAAACTGGCAGAATAGAGTCACCCCAGTCTGGAAAAAGATCGCCGGCGGCTGCCATCTCAATCGGCCTATTGCTGAATCAATCACCAGCTGCGGCTTCACCATTAATAAACTGGAAACCTGCTACGCCGTCGGCGTACCCAAAATCGCCGGTTATATGTACTACGGCGAAGCGGTAAAAAGCTAA
- a CDS encoding dicarboxylate/amino acid:cation symporter: MRNIPLHWQIIAAILLAVAAGVIGGPDASLGSLQLTAVYAFLGTLFLNALKMLIVPLVVSSIISGMAGVGGDKLEKLGGKTLLFYACSSLIAILIGLAVVNIIEPGGGDNRALAATISTSDPEISESLAKVEGRGTGDIVQVFVRMIPSNIVSAAANGEMLGLIFFSLLFGFFLARSKSEHAATLMHFWQGIMDIMTEITMWVMKFAPLGVFGLVAKTVAITGFAAFKPMLLFFISALIALLIHAFVALPLALRYLGGVSPRKHYAAMTPALLTAFSTASSSATLPLTLKSIQEESGVSKQVSGFVLPLGATVNMDGTALYECVAAMFIAQVYGLELGFVQQFTIVMVALLTSIGVAGIPAASLVAISVILGAIGLPLEGIGLLLVTDRILDMIRTAVNVFSDSCAAVIIARSEGEDTLIAAKP; encoded by the coding sequence ATGCGAAATATTCCCCTGCACTGGCAAATTATTGCCGCCATCCTTTTAGCTGTCGCAGCGGGTGTTATTGGCGGTCCAGACGCAAGCCTCGGCAGCTTGCAATTAACCGCCGTGTACGCATTTTTGGGCACCTTATTTCTAAACGCCTTAAAAATGCTAATAGTGCCGCTAGTGGTGTCTTCCATCATCAGTGGTATGGCCGGTGTAGGCGGCGACAAGCTTGAAAAGCTAGGTGGTAAAACTCTGCTGTTTTACGCGTGCAGCAGTCTTATTGCGATCCTGATCGGTCTCGCTGTGGTCAACATTATCGAACCCGGCGGCGGCGACAATCGGGCTCTAGCAGCCACGATCAGCACCAGTGACCCTGAAATTAGCGAATCCTTGGCCAAGGTCGAAGGTCGCGGCACTGGCGATATTGTGCAGGTGTTTGTGCGCATGATTCCCAGCAATATTGTCTCAGCCGCCGCCAATGGCGAAATGCTGGGGCTGATATTCTTTAGCTTATTATTCGGTTTTTTCTTAGCGCGGAGCAAATCAGAGCATGCGGCAACACTGATGCACTTTTGGCAGGGCATCATGGACATCATGACCGAGATCACTATGTGGGTTATGAAGTTCGCACCGCTGGGGGTATTTGGCCTAGTTGCCAAAACGGTTGCCATTACAGGCTTTGCGGCCTTTAAACCGATGCTGCTATTCTTTATTAGCGCCTTGATCGCGCTACTTATTCACGCCTTTGTGGCGCTGCCACTGGCACTGCGCTATCTCGGCGGGGTTAGCCCCAGAAAGCATTACGCGGCGATGACCCCCGCACTGCTCACCGCATTTTCAACGGCCTCTAGCTCAGCAACGCTGCCGCTGACCCTAAAGAGTATTCAGGAAGAATCAGGGGTCTCCAAGCAGGTGAGCGGCTTTGTCTTGCCGCTCGGGGCTACGGTGAATATGGATGGCACAGCGCTGTATGAATGTGTTGCGGCCATGTTTATTGCTCAGGTTTATGGGCTAGAACTAGGGTTTGTGCAGCAATTTACCATTGTGATGGTTGCCCTACTCACCTCCATCGGTGTCGCTGGTATTCCAGCTGCAAGCCTAGTCGCTATCTCAGTTATTCTCGGCGCTATAGGCCTTCCTTTGGAAGGGATTGGCCTGCTATTAGTCACCGACCGCATACTCGATATGATTCGAACCGCCGTCAATGTATTCAGCGATTCCTGCGCTGCGGTAATCATTGCCCGCAGCGAAGGCGAGGACACCTTAATCGCCGCAAAACCCTAA
- a CDS encoding hydroxymethylglutaryl-CoA reductase has translation MSERKPIPRIKGDNYSEAAAAQRRTFIEEQTGATLKHTGHYSIDPASVEGNAENFIGVVQMPVGVAGPYLINGEHAQGVFYVPMATTEGTLIASYSRGMRVISESGGATVTVIEEFMQRAPLFEFASAREARHFANWLDEQLTAIRQQAESTTSIGKLQHIQKWVIANKLYTRFNYTTGDAAGQNMTGKATHKACQWILANYPGVIENFSLSSGIETDKKHSHMNLLHSRGKKVVAEATISKDVLKDLMRADPERMFRLRQRTMLGSLLAGSAYNGPHSANGIASMFIATGQDEANVVESHTGIAFMDLTPAGDLYYSVTLPSIICASYGGGTGLATQRECLEIMDCYGQGKARKLAEIVAATVLAGDLSLAAAIVADEWVSSHDQLGRNRP, from the coding sequence ATGAGCGAACGTAAACCTATTCCCCGTATCAAAGGGGATAATTATTCTGAAGCAGCTGCCGCACAGCGACGTACATTTATTGAAGAACAAACCGGTGCCACACTTAAGCACACCGGCCACTACTCCATCGATCCGGCCAGCGTAGAAGGCAACGCCGAAAACTTCATTGGCGTGGTCCAAATGCCCGTTGGTGTTGCCGGCCCCTATCTCATTAACGGCGAACATGCCCAGGGCGTTTTTTATGTGCCCATGGCGACCACCGAAGGCACCTTAATCGCCTCTTACAGCCGGGGTATGCGGGTAATTTCAGAATCCGGCGGCGCCACCGTCACCGTCATTGAAGAGTTTATGCAGCGGGCACCTTTATTTGAATTCGCCAGTGCCCGCGAAGCACGGCATTTTGCAAACTGGCTAGACGAGCAACTCACCGCCATTCGCCAGCAAGCTGAAAGCACCACATCTATCGGTAAGCTACAGCATATCCAAAAGTGGGTTATCGCCAATAAATTGTACACCCGCTTTAACTACACCACCGGCGACGCGGCTGGGCAAAATATGACTGGCAAGGCCACCCATAAAGCCTGCCAGTGGATACTCGCCAACTACCCGGGCGTAATCGAAAACTTTTCACTGTCTAGCGGTATAGAGACCGATAAAAAGCATTCCCATATGAATCTCTTGCACAGTCGCGGCAAGAAGGTTGTAGCGGAAGCCACCATCAGCAAAGACGTTTTAAAAGACTTGATGCGCGCGGACCCTGAACGCATGTTTCGGCTGCGCCAACGCACTATGCTCGGCAGCCTACTCGCCGGCTCTGCCTACAACGGCCCCCACTCTGCCAATGGTATTGCGTCGATGTTTATTGCCACCGGCCAAGACGAGGCCAACGTCGTTGAGTCTCATACCGGCATTGCATTTATGGATCTCACCCCAGCCGGCGACCTGTATTACTCGGTAACCCTGCCTTCAATCATCTGCGCGAGTTACGGCGGCGGCACGGGGCTGGCAACCCAGCGCGAATGTCTCGAAATAATGGATTGCTACGGCCAAGGCAAGGCCCGCAAACTGGCTGAGATTGTCGCCGCCACGGTCCTTGCTGGCGACCTGTCCTTAGCAGCAGCCATTGTTGCCGATGAATGGGTTTCTAGCCATGATCAACTCGGTCGCAACAGACCTTAA
- a CDS encoding alpha/beta hydrolase — translation MKIENINPQLQKTYRLIPTLPIHNPILLRFVQFISRFKLKRKSLFGVAIHDYKLANSGVRVYTPSGKTSGAGLLWIHGGGYIIGTAVFNDRECAIYAKELNITVVSVDYRLAPQHPFPAACDDCFAAWEWFLDNADTLGVSPDRIAVSGQSAGGGLAAGLVQRIHDTGGTQPAGQALFCPMLDDHTATRTELDLIKHRLWNNKNNRGAWTYYLGQPPGLKQVPLYSVPARRQNLAGLPPSWLAVGDIDLFYEEDTLYAKRLTEAGVNCEFYVVAGGPHAFESLVPNAPVSIDLLKSNYQFLRRVLAL, via the coding sequence ATGAAAATAGAAAACATTAATCCGCAGCTTCAAAAAACCTATCGCTTAATACCCACACTGCCGATTCACAACCCTATTCTTTTGCGGTTTGTGCAATTTATATCAAGATTTAAACTAAAGCGGAAATCCCTGTTCGGCGTTGCCATACACGATTATAAATTAGCAAATAGCGGCGTGCGGGTTTACACGCCTAGCGGCAAAACCTCCGGTGCCGGCTTGCTGTGGATACATGGCGGCGGCTATATTATTGGCACAGCCGTCTTCAATGATCGCGAATGCGCTATCTATGCCAAAGAGTTAAATATCACTGTGGTCTCGGTTGATTATCGCCTAGCGCCGCAGCATCCCTTCCCCGCCGCCTGCGATGATTGTTTTGCCGCCTGGGAGTGGTTTTTAGACAACGCCGACACCCTAGGCGTGTCTCCAGATAGGATCGCGGTATCCGGGCAAAGTGCTGGTGGAGGACTGGCGGCGGGCTTGGTCCAGCGTATTCATGATACCGGCGGCACCCAGCCCGCAGGCCAGGCACTGTTCTGCCCCATGCTGGATGATCATACCGCCACACGCACCGAGCTAGACCTCATAAAACACCGTCTTTGGAACAATAAAAATAACCGCGGTGCATGGACATACTACCTTGGCCAGCCCCCCGGCCTAAAGCAAGTGCCCCTTTACTCAGTACCAGCAAGACGCCAAAACTTAGCGGGCTTGCCACCAAGTTGGCTGGCAGTGGGCGATATAGACCTCTTTTATGAAGAAGACACCCTCTATGCTAAGCGCCTGACAGAAGCTGGGGTTAACTGTGAATTTTACGTTGTTGCCGGCGGACCACACGCCTTTGAATCCTTGGTGCCAAATGCCCCGGTCAGCATCGACCTTCTTAAATCTAACTACCAATTTCTGCGGCGCGTACTTGCCCTTTAA